Within Plodia interpunctella isolate USDA-ARS_2022_Savannah chromosome 17, ilPloInte3.2, whole genome shotgun sequence, the genomic segment GTTCAGTAGTGGCACGGCGTTGTTGTGCTATAGCTTCCTCATAACTGGTACCGGAGGTGGAGAACAGGCCCAGTACCACCAGCAGCAGCACTGCAATGCCAGCAACACCCAGGCCACAGAGAACCAGCACGGCTGGCAGTTCCATGGCTCACCCTCACccctaaaatataaacaagtgTCAGGAGTAGCGGTATAACCAAGCACTACATCAAACAAGTAAATCCACTGCCTTTATTACCAATCTAATAAACTGTCACATTATTTAGGTGAAACGTACAATCTGCAAAATGTACTACTAGCAGAATTacctttaatatatattatacttggTTGGGAAATGTCCAATAATAACGAAGAGACAGAAACTGCATCATATGTCTACTTTCTTATGAATTCAGTTGGCACAAAACTGCATAGGTATACAAACCTGTTCAGCCGATCTCGAAGATCTTTAACGTTTTCAATGATTCTTAATTAGAAAACATGGACGCAACTTCGGTTCACTAAATAAAAAGAGCAAAGACGAAACCAACCAACACAGCGAGATGACACGTAAGCAATGACACATGTCAAAGGTTATTGACAGTGCTTTCTCCGAGTGAGACCAATTTACCTTACAtatgtttttgaattattacatatttatttagcggAATAATAGAGATGAGTTGGAATTACATGCAGTACTAAAATTTTGCATGACTACAGAAGCCACTCTGTATATCTAACACACGAGCTAAATGACTACGTAGGTATACCAACCCTCTACCTacatagttaattaaaatcaattaagtaggtagtatttatttacttacctggtaggcaaaaaataatgttctgTTCTCTGTATAAAATTCCTATGTATCTTCTCGTAGGTAACACAcagaaaataatgatttctGCAAGCAAATCAGAATTTCACTCCGACACTGCCTTGCCTGCCTTCCCcggctttttttttgtttcaattataaaaagtattgccATAAGAAAATTACATGATGTGTTGCCGCCCTAACACGCTCTCATGCTAGttctattttaacaaaaaaagaaaaaacaccCGTTTTTCTAATGTTTTTTACTGTAGAGTAGACACAGAAAACTTCCGACTTCGTCATGTCTTATTGAAGATTGGCGCTTTTTgtctccattggcaatgtttgtctaccttagttgtactagtagcgccatctgcgctgagctttgcttAATAGGccctttattttttaccaactataaatttaatttaaaaatttcatgtgtACATGTGTGTTACTTCAAAAACGACGtagtttcatacaaattggcaaacccctatttcacccccttaaggatggaatttcgaaatattctTTCTTAGCGAACGTTTCCTAGTCACAATCTACcttcctgccaaatttcatcttcatgggctcagtagttttcgagatttcgtgatgagtgagtgagtgagatgattcgcttttatattatactatattttgacatcaatacatcaattaatagatagataaatgcGTCTACTAGACAGAATGTTAAAATCTTATGTCCCTCACCATGTGCCCGGCTTAATAAGGCCCAACATAATCTGGCGCTTTGCACGAAATGAACTGTATGGATGGGGCCAAGAAGTGATATAGAAATCAACATTTGGATACGTTAACCCGTCGTAgtctttctttttaaaatccatggaattagtaggtgtACTCCGTAGTACTTAATCCATGTTAAAATCATCTAAAGTCGCGAGTTTCATCTATCATTTAAAGCTCGCTGATAAATGCTCGTTGATCTTTGCTTATGTGTGTGGTGTATTGAATGTGATTGTTATATTTGCTTAAAAAGACAAGAACCATAAATTGCAATATGTCAATAAGGTGACATGACAGTCAAGACTGTCAAACCATTCAATCAATCGTCGACATCATAGcaaaattttgtcaaataatAACAGCTGTCCTCGAttctactaaatataataattaatagttttcataaaaatacattattatatagtaacaaaataattaccatATACCTGCTAACACCCTATTAAGTGATTTTCCCTAAAGTGCGAATTCCTAGTGCTTAGTTATTGTTCAAAGATGTCGATTCCTCCACTCGTTAGCAGTACTCCACCACCTCTGGAACAATGTGAAGACGACAAAGATACAGAGGAATTTGATTTACAATATAATCGTGAGtacatttatttctgtaaacTTTGAACCCTTTCCTTAAattcaaatgtttaaaataatgtacagCTGTTACAATTATCACCACTAAAGAGCTTACCTATGATTTCATAATACTTATTGTGAATACTATATAGTTTAGTTATTAATAGCTAAgccttaataatataattttaaaagtaaaaaggaATATCTAGAACTGCAGGCTATGAATACTTAGATACAAAAGATTGTGCAGATATTATATCTGGATTATGACATGTAATCAGAATACATGGATTGGGGGGCGCTACGgtgatttattacaaaaaatatataaatattgaattccAGTCTGCGAAAGGGTTAAACAGAGCCTAGATTTGCAAAGCGCAATAACTGTGTAGTTGTTGTTGTCATTGTTGAAATTGAGGTTCAATCTCAAGGGTCTGGTTACTACATTATTGCCTGTATAAAGATGTCATTTTAAAGCTTTTTTCccctttaaaaaataaaacctaccTATTTCAAGTTAACCTATCTATCCCACAAAACcgagacacaatagataaGCAATCATTTAACTGGTGCCAGACCGGtagacattaaaatatgtttcaagCCTATCTcactttacaatttttaagtgTGACAAGTAATAAACtaaagaaattgttattaacatTAAGAGGGACAGTCTTTAATGTGTTCTTAATAATATACACTGTAAGCGAAAGTATATATACAGCACAAAGTATATGTCACTAAAGTCccttatgaaataaaagtacttaatgagaaatatcaaaaaatataaaaccaatATCTTGTTTTCAGTAccttatgatgatgatgatggcaATGATTACAATTATGGAAGCTTTAGTTCTTTCAACAACATGCAATCAACTGCTTCAGAAGAACCCATTACCACCACAGTATTTTCAAATCATGCTGTTTATGAGGTAAACAATATCTCAGGCAAACCAGAAGAAATCATAGAGAACTTGGAGAGTGctactgataaaaataaaaatcaactgAATATAGAAGAAGAAGTTAATATTGAGGATTTAGATTTGAAATTGGATGCCACCGAACCTCCAGATATAAAAGCAGTTCTTAGAGATAATGAGGAAGAAAAATGTGAATCTAGTAATCATGAAAATGATTTAGGAAGTATATCAAATAGTTCACTTCATATTGAAGTAAGTAATTATCCAATAGATGAACACAATACAGAAAATCTTGAAGAAGTTTTTAAACAGAATATTAATGAAGAAATTGACACAACAGATGTGGAGATAGTATcaaatgaaatcaataaaGATGAAATATCAAATCTTAATGAACAAGAGCATGTTGAATGTtcagataatataaatagtgaGATAAAAGTGGACAACTTTGACACAACATCCAATGTTGTGAAAGATGAGGAAGCAGATgatgattttgatgattttcaATTCATAACTTCAAATAATAAACCTGTGAACAATACTATAGAAGATGTCTTAGTCAAAGAAGAAAGTCCTTGGGGTAAGGAAGAAccaataaaatctgattttggaaatttcactgcaaattttgaagataGTTCTAATCAATCTCAAccagaaaattttaatgacaatgaTAAGGCAATCATGATTGAAGATGATGATTTTGGAGACTTTGATGATTTTCAGTCATCAACAGCTGGTGCTAAAAATGATAATTGTTCTAGTGAGAATTCTCAGCAAGTTCCAGTTTTGAATTTACCATCACTTCcagaaaatgaaaatcaaattatggaaaatattaataaagtctTAACTTCTATCTTCAAAGAAGAAATAGCTGAATCTGATGAAATACTAGAAGCCAAGCTTGATTCAGTACTTAATGAAACATGGGGCCATTTGATGGAAACAGATGTGAGGCAGCCATATATAGTAAATTGGAACAACTCTTTAGCACAGAAAACCCTATTGAAATCTCTATGCATAGACTCAAGAAATatagtaagttttatttattttttattactacagTACCTAATTGTATTTGTTCATTTAATGCGGGAATGTTCCTATTTTAAAGCCAATTTAAAATAGGATCATTCCGTGTTTTACCTTCGATGTATCACATCTGAGCAATACTAATCACATCTACCAAGTGATGGAGAAACTCAAACTGATCATCTTTTGCCACATCctacaaattttctttttattacttactctTAGCTCACCCTATACAaggttttatatttcattacagCTATTTGGCCCAAAATGGAATTACAACATGCCAAAATATGCAGCAaatcttaccactgcaccTTTACAACCTCAAAAACAAGTGTCTACTTCCAACACTCAAAGTGAAACCACAAATCCTGATAAAGGGACTTCGAAATCCACTACTTGGGGTGATCCTTTTGCATCTAATGGTCAAGAATGTAAGTACATTTgcttataaattgtatgtaaattacatTACTTGTGAACAGTTTTTGGGAGACTGTCAAAATTCACGCTATGTATGTGCACAGAAATAGAGAGAGGGGTTCACTGCTATAACATATAACTACATTTAAGGGTGAGTGTGAGACTGCCTTTGTTCACATATTCAATTCTCAATATTCCATATGAATTGTAAACAAGATGAAATTACTTGAAAACACATGAAGCCTTAAGCTTTTCTACtagtcaattaaaaaattatataaatatactcacACATGTTACTTGCTGATTGAGAAACAAATCATGCAGAGGATAATAATTCTATATCATTAACAACATTAGGAATTGTACACGAAGTTGACAACCCATACAAGTAGAACCAGAGCATATAATAAGCATAAGCCCTAATTATAAGTAACTGCTGTTGAAATTCACATTTCtcacatttgtattttttgcatGTCTTGCACATGGATTTCCCCCACTTTCCTTGCTTACCTTTATCCTATAGTCACATACGCCGAAGCGCTCCTCCTAGATTTAGAACACCTAATGGCCACCCTGGACCAAATGGCTCATACCCACTCCACCCTTAAAATATCCGAGTTATTGTCACATGGTAAGTTCACGTATTAGCTAGTAATGTTGTAGCTcgataaaaccataacaaatattttgacttaTAACATtactaatacatattataaatatgaatttcgCCAGAGTGGatggatgtatgtttgtttggatatttattactctatcacaaaaaaatagtttaacttttctttttgCTGAAAGTAGAACATAATATGAAAGAATGCtagggtaatttttaaataaaaattctcagctagtataaatgaaattaacaatATGTATCTCGTTTCCAATTATTAACttctagcttttgcctgcggcttcatCCGCCATGAATATCGTTTTACACCCCCTTTGATTGCCTACAAAAATTTTGAGGTATGGTAGTTCTACATTTGAATAgttctaatattttcaattttatgctTCCAGCTTGCAGTAATGAAGGTGAAAACGCCGTCATAGAGCCAAGACCAACAGACTTGGACGTTTTTGAAGCTTCCATGTCAACAAAAAAAGATAAGATATACTCTAGCAGCATAAGCGTGCAGCCTATACGACAGATTAGTTTGCCAGACACACATATTTTCACACCAACAGATTCAGAAACACCGAGATCTAAGACCATTCATTACGACTGCGGCCCCGCACCCACCGTCCTCATTCCACAACCAGTTATGGACAGTTTGAAAACTGATGAAAATAATGCCGTCATTCCCCCTGTTACATTGGCACCGAGCAACACGGAGACTGATAATGAATATTgggaatttcaaaatttcagaGGAACTCCTGTGGAAAGCAATCCACAGCCTTCCGAAAAAAAAGACACAGATGATAACGCTTTGCCAAAATCAAATGTAACATATCAGACACAGTTACTACAACCAATTAAATTAGAACCAATAATTCCAACTCTAAATTGGCCTGATCCGGGAGAAATTAAAGAaacttttgaagattttacagACTTTATGACCAGTTCCGAGATCTCTGCAAAAGCAGTGCCTGAAGAACATGGTAAATCGAGTAACGAAGTCCCTCATCAATCCATTAATGTAGAAATAGATGTAAAGGAAGGGTCatcaaaaattaatgatagttttgatgatgattttgATACATTCCAGTTTGCGGTACCTTCCAAGCCAGGTGTTAATTTTGAGTTCAATAGTGTTGAAAGTAACAAAGTATGTAATAAACTACACGATAATAATTCATTGCAGCATGAAAATAATTCAGAATTTAAGTGTGTTTTCCCTAATAATAACACCATTAAATGTGAAGACATATCATTATCAAACTGTGCAAAGCCATTAGAAGCTTTACCTAAACCTATAGAGAGTCATTACATAAAAGGTCCATCATGTTCAGGAATCAGTAGTAGTATATTACAGCCTATATCTACTGGGACTACAGGACAAGTGCTTACTAATCCAGGCACTACACAAAACCAACCAAAATCTGGCCAAATATTGCAGCCCTTATCTCTAGAGAGTTACTCTCAAATTAATTGGCCTAACCCAGGTATAGATTTGCAAGATTTATCACGGTTTAACCCAGTCGAAACTCTTCCTTCtcttaaaaatgaaacaagtGGGAGCAGCAAAGTTGGCACACCTATTCATAGCCAGAAAACTGTTGTCACTAATCAAATTCCAGATGACGATATTTGGGGAGAATTTGTCTCCAGTAACCCAAAGCAAACGCAGTCATTGTCAACAAAAGCGCCTGCGTTAATTGACGACGATGAATGGACGGATTTTGTATCCAGTTCTAGTGTAAAACCTCAGAATGGTTTGAACACGATCAGCTTCAATGTTcacacaaattcaaatattcagAAACCCCCGAATcgaaagtttgtaaataataaccaaCTTCCACTTGACATTCCCAGCCTAAATTATATTACGCCGAAGACTGGCAACCATAAATCTTATAACAATAAGCATTTCCAAAACTTATAACAGAGTTCCCTATCCTTATAACAGCATTTCCTAAACTTATAACAGTTGTTTTATAAATGGTACTTAATTTatggtataatttttttactttctatATAGGTGGaggtttcaattttaaaatatttgttatcgCACCGTTAAGACTTCTTATGACTTTTGTGATTTAACTGCGTGTATTgattaaatacacataataatgtaaggtatgtgattatttatcaaatttatcattatcttTCGTTTTGTGTTGACAGTCCCAACATTATACAtgttcaatgaaaaaaaaatattgtaaaaatggttaaatattattttaaaaaagcaatCCTGAGCTTAGCTACGGCCGAGTAGCATTAATATAGAAGGGTCACTATCCTGTCTATATATTCCATTGTGTGATTAGCATGACTAATCACACAAtggaatatattataatatagctGATATTAGTAGTAAAATCAAGTCTgatataaatcattattagcAAAAGTCagatttaatattgtttgtatataGGTAGTACATAtgatgtataaaatgtaaatcagcaattatgaaattaatattagagCCATTTCTGTAGgatgttttttgtattatttggcaatattttattgtaggtatttaattgTTCAATGTATCTCCTtatcagtattttattttaaatttcgagattatttttttataaaagttgcGAGTCCAATCTCGAAGTCCTGTTGCTTGGGTACGACGATCTATCCCCCGTTGTATGTAACTGTCTTTTCTGTCTCATTTCACgcttcataattattttgcagAATACTTCTTTACATTTTCACTATTATGATAAGAAATTTATGatagaaaaactaaaaaccAATCACctagttttgaaaaaaaaaatgttttgataatttatcacctttttccaaaatcaaatttcatataaatcgCCAAGTCAATAACGATGGACTTCGGATTTTAATACATCTGAATATTCTGCTAACGGTAAGTCGGAATTGTGTCTTAATGGGCATTCAAGAATAGTGCGTATTGTGTCTAGATGAAAACTACGAGGGAGAAGGTTCTGTTCCTTGATCaaatactttttcttcttacGCGTTTGTATGAAGATAGACTTTGGACGTAATatgtaaatcaatttaatatttgaaggttaatttataggtataataataagtactttttaaagTTTCGCATTATATATCGTGTTGTGACATATCAAAGGAAAGGGATTGTTTTTAGGATCCTTAGATCTATTAGATTAAGATATATTTCTGGTTTAATTTCaacgttaaaatttatacCAGAAAAAAAATGGGAATATCGATCATTCGTCATCCTCTCTAATCACCGAAACTGCTAAGCCTGAACTTTCGTAAAACATACAGAAACAAGAAGTGTACAGAACTTGCAGTTGGTGCTTGGATTGGGAGCGTCTAGACTAGAGTTAGGACGGTAATGGATTTACCGTATTTATTCTATGATTGCTTGCTTTAAATTatacgttataaaataaatttgatccTAAAATAAGCCCTTTCAAATTGATAcgacacaatatatttattatatacattttgcgtttttttttcatattttacccCTAAAGTAGCCCACatcataaacattaaatttatttactcgtCCATTTTCGGTTCACAGACTTGAAGATTGAAAGagaattatttgatttatcgTTAGTAGAAGCTACGCAACGATCTGCTCGTTTGATTGCGGCTGTACTTTGTGAAGTATGttgattttatgtattaacattgtaaatatgagataaattaatttatcctTATAAACAGTTTTATTCATTAACTTTCAGTTTCTACATCCGAATTATCCATATCGTCTATGTGTGTGACCATACTGTCCTTGTCGTCGTCGTCTAAAGGCACCACAAACTTAGGCAAATTGCTTTCCATAGTCACTTTGAAAGGGCACTGTTCAAACTCTGGCAATGATACAAATCTGAAACAAGATTATAATAGGCTATTTAtatgcattttaatttttacccaGTCAAGTAGCCACTCATAGATTTGTAGATTTGGTTCCACAAGCTATAAAGTGGTTAGCTAGGAGATAATGCTTCTAGAATTAAATTCtcccatttgtttataagtatgtttttacttggaacaatgacgtttaatacataaataaaaagttgtaaagtaaatgtaatgttatgtTTTCACCATACTCTCGTTGGCCGCTACCTCGCGCTGTTCGTCCACCGTTTTGGAGGCGGAGCGGGGCGCGGGGAACAAGATAGCGtacaaataatacttactttttaaatactgtGATTTTTTGCCTTAGATTCAAATCACCGAATTCAGTGAAAATTGTCATGTGTGGGAGTTCAGCATCATCTTCGTTGGGTGCTATTTCCTTGTTTATGTCTGGAGGGTCTTGACCAGAAATGAGCCAAACACCACATCC encodes:
- the Afti gene encoding uncharacterized protein Afti isoform X2, translated to MSIPPLVSSTPPPLEQCEDDKDTEEFDLQYNLPYDDDDGNDYNYGSFSSFNNMQSTASEEPITTTVFSNHAVYEVNNISGKPEEIIENLESATDKNKNQLNIEEEVNIEDLDLKLDATEPPDIKAVLRDNEEEKCESSNHENDLGSISNSSLHIEVSNYPIDEHNTENLEEVFKQNINEEIDTTDVEIVSNEINKDEISNLNEQEHVECSDNINSEIKVDNFDTTSNVVKDEEADDDFDDFQFITSNNKPVNNTIEDVLVKEESPWGKEEPIKSDFGNFTANFEDSSNQSQPENFNDNDKAIMIEDDDFGDFDDFQSSTAGAKNDNCSSENSQQVPVLNLPSLPENENQIMENINKVLTSIFKEEIAESDEILEAKLDSVLNETWGHLMETDVRQPYIVNWNNSLAQKTLLKSLCIDSRNILFGPKWNYNMPKYAANLTTAPLQPQKQVSTSNTQSETTNPDKGTSKSTTWGDPFASNGQESCSNEGENAVIEPRPTDLDVFEASMSTKKDKIYSSSISVQPIRQISLPDTHIFTPTDSETPRSKTIHYDCGPAPTVLIPQPVMDSLKTDENNAVIPPVTLAPSNTETDNEYWEFQNFRGTPVESNPQPSEKKDTDDNALPKSNVTYQTQLLQPIKLEPIIPTLNWPDPGEIKETFEDFTDFMTSSEISAKAVPEEHGKSSNEVPHQSINVEIDVKEGSSKINDSFDDDFDTFQFAVPSKPGVNFEFNSVESNKVCNKLHDNNSLQHENNSEFKCVFPNNNTIKCEDISLSNCAKPLEALPKPIESHYIKGPSCSGISSSILQPISTGTTGQVLTNPGTTQNQPKSGQILQPLSLESYSQINWPNPGIDLQDLSRFNPVETLPSLKNETSGSSKVGTPIHSQKTVVTNQIPDDDIWGEFVSSNPKQTQSLSTKAPALIDDDEWTDFVSSSSVKPQNGLNTISFNVHTNSNIQKPPNRKFVNNNQLPLDIPSLNYITPKTGNHKSYNNKHFQNL
- the Afti gene encoding uncharacterized protein Afti isoform X1 translates to MSIPPLVSSTPPPLEQCEDDKDTEEFDLQYNLPYDDDDGNDYNYGSFSSFNNMQSTASEEPITTTVFSNHAVYEVNNISGKPEEIIENLESATDKNKNQLNIEEEVNIEDLDLKLDATEPPDIKAVLRDNEEEKCESSNHENDLGSISNSSLHIEVSNYPIDEHNTENLEEVFKQNINEEIDTTDVEIVSNEINKDEISNLNEQEHVECSDNINSEIKVDNFDTTSNVVKDEEADDDFDDFQFITSNNKPVNNTIEDVLVKEESPWGKEEPIKSDFGNFTANFEDSSNQSQPENFNDNDKAIMIEDDDFGDFDDFQSSTAGAKNDNCSSENSQQVPVLNLPSLPENENQIMENINKVLTSIFKEEIAESDEILEAKLDSVLNETWGHLMETDVRQPYIVNWNNSLAQKTLLKSLCIDSRNILFGPKWNYNMPKYAANLTTAPLQPQKQVSTSNTQSETTNPDKGTSKSTTWGDPFASNGQEFTYAEALLLDLEHLMATLDQMAHTHSTLKISELLSHACSNEGENAVIEPRPTDLDVFEASMSTKKDKIYSSSISVQPIRQISLPDTHIFTPTDSETPRSKTIHYDCGPAPTVLIPQPVMDSLKTDENNAVIPPVTLAPSNTETDNEYWEFQNFRGTPVESNPQPSEKKDTDDNALPKSNVTYQTQLLQPIKLEPIIPTLNWPDPGEIKETFEDFTDFMTSSEISAKAVPEEHGKSSNEVPHQSINVEIDVKEGSSKINDSFDDDFDTFQFAVPSKPGVNFEFNSVESNKVCNKLHDNNSLQHENNSEFKCVFPNNNTIKCEDISLSNCAKPLEALPKPIESHYIKGPSCSGISSSILQPISTGTTGQVLTNPGTTQNQPKSGQILQPLSLESYSQINWPNPGIDLQDLSRFNPVETLPSLKNETSGSSKVGTPIHSQKTVVTNQIPDDDIWGEFVSSNPKQTQSLSTKAPALIDDDEWTDFVSSSSVKPQNGLNTISFNVHTNSNIQKPPNRKFVNNNQLPLDIPSLNYITPKTGNHKSYNNKHFQNL